In Pyricularia oryzae 70-15 chromosome 2, whole genome shotgun sequence, one genomic interval encodes:
- a CDS encoding non-imprinted in Prader-Willi/Angelman syndrome region protein 2 → MDATTEAMATAHELYARSGGIGGGDAASRPPIFKLVGIILAISSGAFIGTSFVLKKYGLLKANEKYNEEPGEGYGYLKNFWWWTGMILMIIGEICNFVAYAFTDAILVTPLGALSVVITAILSAIFLKERLSLVGKVSCFLCIVGSVVIVMNGPQESSVATIEQMQSFVIHPAFLSYTGVIVIGSAITAFYCGPRWGKKNMLVYISICSWIGGLSVVATQGLGAAIVTQIGGKPQFNQWFTYVLLAFVIATLLTEIIFLNKALNLFNAAMVTPTYYVYFTSTTIITSTVLFRGFKGTPTSIITVVLGFLTICAGVVLLQLSKSAKDVPDTAVFNGDLDQIHTIAEQEQPETEPKADAIRGTAAIVRRLSSARMRMEAEELKRLHEEKQAETLDPVNEDAMAQYEWDGLRRRRTTYGSRRSRAMTSPNPFVIPPPTPHPPLGWSHFPTQEELDALERPSTPGAMSSIVGTIRSRARSIMVKDGDTPARHSARPGLESIHSPMHPVQLTEVNLQQTGQDLEAGLYPEKKDGKYYQGSTLSVPGTSRSAPAGRHRGPSNASDLSSLGPPPTPPPHGGARRQFSFQKMGFGLGMRGSGASQHQASPSPGGFGSDGIEEARPRTGRGYSSPITKGASEEERVGLVTNDVKSLPTLPRYDEVSEENELLPEEGGAYSDESRRTPPRAKYGRGITESPPRARQTLEEAEEASLAEYEASRKRFNDTRAASRDRSGDPGSSRDRGSPPARQSRRPPPGGNNGAFI, encoded by the exons ATGGATGCAACAACGGAAGCCATGGCGACGGCGCATGAGCTTTACGCCCGTTCCGGTggtattggcggcggcgacgctgCTTCACGACCTCCCATATTCAAACTCGTCGGTATAATACTGGCCATTTCTTCTGGCGCCTTTATCGGCACTTCGTTCGTACTCAAGAAGTACGGCTTGCTGAAGGCCAACGAAAAGTACAACGAGGAACCTGGCGAGGGCTACGGATACCTCAAGAACTTTTGGTGGTGGACTGGCATGATCTTGATGATCATTGGAGAGATATGTAACTTTGTTGCGTATGCCTTTACCGATGCCATTTTGGTCACACCGCTCGGAGCTCTGTCCGTCGTCATCACAGCCATCCTATCTGCCATATTCCTCAAGGAGCGCCTCAGCTTGGTCGGCAAGGTGTCTTGCTTCCTTTGCATCGTAGGATCCGTGGTCATTGTCATGAACGGCCCACAAGAGTCGTCCGTTGCAACCATTGAGCAGATGCAGTCCTTCGTCATACACCCGGCATTTCTTTCCTACACAGGCGTGATTGTTATCGGCAGTGCTATCACCGCCTTCTATTGTGGACCGCGCTGGGGCAAGAAGAATATGCTTGTCTACATCTCCATATGCTCGTGGATCGGAGGCTTGAGCGTGGTTGCAACACAGGGCCTGGGAGCTGCAATCGTCACCCAGATTGGGGGTAAGCCGCAGTTTAACCAATGGTTCACTTATGTGTTGTTGGCTTTCGTCATTGCAACCTTGCTCACTGAAATCATCTTCCTGAAT AAAGCATTGAATCTCTTCAACGCTGCCATGGTCACACCTACCTACTATGTCTACTTTACCAGCACCACAATCATCACCTCCACCGTCTTATTCCGAGGATTCAAGGGCACACCCACGTCCATCATCACGGTGGTCCTAGGATTCCTCACTATCTGTGCAGGCGTCGTATTGCTGCAGCTTTCCAAGTCCGCAAAGGACGTTCCCGATACTGCCGTTTTCAATGGAGACCTTGACCAGATCCATACCATCGCCGAACAGGAGCAGCCAGAGACAGAGCCCAAAGCAGATGCCATTCGTGGAACTGCCGCTATTGTCCGAAGGCTTTCATCTGCCCGAATGCGTATGGAGGCAGAGGAGCTTAAGCGGTTGCACGAAGAAAAACAAGCCGAGACTCTGGATCCTGTGAATGAGGATGCCATGGCGCAATATGAGTGGGATGGTCTCAGAAGGCGCAGGACTACCTACGGCAGTCGGAGATCACGAGCCATGACCTCGCCCAATCCATTTGTAATCCCACCCCCAACACCTCACCCGCCTCTTGGTTGGTCGCATTTCCCTACACAGGAAGAACTCGACGCTCTCGAACGGCCCTCTACGCCAGGCGCCATGTCCAGCATTGTTGGGACAATCCGCTCCAGGGCCAGAAGCATAATGGTGAAGGATGGGGATACTCCGGCAAGGCACAGCGCGCGGCCAGGCTTGGAGAGCATCCATAGCCCCATGCATCCCGTCCAACTGACCGAGGTCAACTTGCAGCAGACAGGACAAGACCTGGAAGCTGGGTTGTACCCAGAGAAGAAGGATGGAAAGTACTACCAAGGCAGCACCCTGAGCGTCCCCGGGACTAGTCGCAGCGCACCTGCTGGAAGGCACAGAGGCCCTTCAAACGCCAgcgacctgagcagcctAGGCCCACCGccgacgccaccgccgcACGGCGGCGCACGTCGACAGTTTAGCTTCCAAAAGATGGGCTTTGGCCTAGGGATGAGGGGAAGCGGTGCAAGCCAGCACCAAGCATCCCCATCGCCGGGAGGTTTCGGGTCTGACGGTATCGAGGAGGCAAGACCGCGTACGGGACGGGGATACTCAAGTCCGATAACCAAGGGTGCTAGCGAGGAGGAGAGAGTAGGGCTCGTGACAAACGACGTCAAGTCATTGCCTACGTTGCCTCGATATGACGAGGTATCGGAGGAGAATGAGCTTTTGCCCGAAGAGGGTGGCGCCTACAGCGACGAGAGTAGGAGGACGCCGCCCAGAGCGAAATACGGCCGGGGCATCACCGAGAGCCCTCCAAGAGCCCGACAGACGCTGGAAGAGGCCGAAGAAGCCTCCCTGGCTGAGTACGAGGCATCTCGGAAGAGGTTCAACGATACTCGGGCAGCAAGCCGTGATCGGTCCGGGGATCCAGGCTCCTCGAGGGATCGTGGGAGTCCGCCGGCCAGACAATCACGAAGGCCGCCACCAGGCGGCAATAACGGGGCGTTTATCTGA
- a CDS encoding E3 ubiquitin-protein ligase CHIP produces MAQNKQDRAMNPTALLLKEEGNRRFQAGDYLGAEASYSKAIIADSLSPTLYTNRAMARLKLSQWDSVISDCLECLKLAPKNMKAHYYCGMAQLELGNLDEAHDHSKLAHSLASATNDRSLHQVLTLLMRCKTLRWEQKEKRRVRQDADLEADLRAMLENERDLAVRLMTENGTSEAAADEVRAEYDAKIDRLEKVFERSRAAADRKRVVPEWAIDEISFGVMVDPVVTKSGKSYERDTILTHLKTNQTDPITREPLHPSDLRPNLALKEACEAFLDENEWAADW; encoded by the exons ATGGCGCAAAACAAACAAGACAGGGCAATGAACCCGACCGCCCTTCTCCTCAAGGAGGAAGGCAACAGGCGTTTCCAAGCCGGCGACTACCTCGGCGCAGAGGCTTCATATTCAAAAGC CATAATCGCCGATTCCCTCAGCCCGACCCTCTACACGAACCGAGCCATGGCGCGCCTCAAGCTCTCGCAGTGGGACTCGGTCATCAGCGACTGCCTCGAGTGCCTCAAGCTGGCGCCCAAGAACATGAAGGCCCACTACTACTGCGGCATGGCGCAGCTGGAGCTGGGCAACCTGGACGAGGCCCACGACCACTCCAAGCTGGCGCACTCGCTCGCCTCGGCCACCAACGACCGCTCCCTGCACCAGGTGCTGACGCTGCTGATGCGCTGCAAGACGCTGCGCTGGGAGCAAAAGGAGAAGCGCCGCGTGCGCCAGGAcgccgacctcgaggccGACCTGCGCGCCATGCTCGAGAACGAGCGGGACCTCGCCGTGCGCCTCATGACCGAGAACGGCACCagcgaggccgccgccgacgaggTCAGGGCGGAGTACGACGCCAAGATCGACAGGCTGGAAAAGGTCTTTGAGAGGTCGCGCGCCGCTGCTGACAGGAAGAGGGTGGTTCCCGAGTGGGCCATTGACGAGATCAGCTTTGGGGTCATGGTCGACCCTGTCGTT ACCAAGAGCGGCAAGTCGTACGAGCGCGACACGATCCTCACACACCTCAAGACGAACCAAACCGACCCCATCACCCGCGAGCCGTTGCACCCGTCCGACCTGCGCCCAAACCTCGCGCTCAAGGAGGCGTGCGAGGCTTTCTTGGACGAGAACGAGTGGGCTGCCGACTGGTGA